The following is a genomic window from Solanum lycopersicum chromosome 6, SLM_r2.1.
CAAGTACAGAACTGCTAGTGCTAGACTCCCCCAATTCCTATTCACAAGCAATAAGTATTAGCAGAAACTTTTTAACACATTTAAACTACAATTATCAATCATGCATCCCTGGCTTTAACACTGACTTCTGTAAGGGGTTGGAGAAGAGTCTTCGGGCTTGGAGGACGGGTACTGAACTTGCGAACCAAGATCACAAAACATGGCAGAAACACTAGATAAAGTCCTGCTGTGATGAATGGTACAGCAACAAGCCAGCCCAACATCTGAAAAAGTTGTCCAAAGTTCATTGCTAAAAGTCAGTCAAAGAATGTGAAGAACAAGTCTCGACGAGCTTACAACAGCATCAGAAAAATAATCCTTCATGCAGAGATAGATATGTTGAAACTGTACACAtagtaaaaatatgatattttgcGCACCATCAAGTCATAAATACATATTCCACACATCCATGCATAACATGTGACTCTTCGATAAGTATTCAGGATGAAGGAAATGGATGCTTTACAGTACTTCAAAGAACGACAAAGAATGGATAACTGAAAAAtgtcctttcttcttcttttgttacTTATAATGCAGCATGTAGTATAAATGGAATAAAGAAGCCCGGCAAAATCATGAAGAAAACCATATCAATAGATGAATTGATCTAACTATCAAGAAGATGATACTGATATAAGAAAGGAAGGAAGGAAGAGATGCTCGGATGCAAAAACTTCTTCACTTACCGCACGGAAAATGCTGAACAAGACTTCCTTTGAAGCCTCGCCAGAGAAGACTTTTTTTAGTGCATCAGCAGTCAAAGGAAAATGAGGTCCACCAGTGATAGACTCACCTAGGCGTAGAAATGGAATCATCAGACTGCAAAGTGGAAGGCAGAGCACTAAGTGAGGACTTAAGCATAGATGAAACTACAAGTTTACCGAGACGTTGAAAGCATGACATAATATAGCTTAAACTAAGATCACAGTGTAACCTCACTGGGGACTACCCTGTGACTTGCTTTCTTGAACACAAAGTAACACAACAATCTTTCCTCACCTCAAAGCAGACATCATCAACAACACAGGCAGATTACGCTGGGCACACTAACCTACGCAGCTGGAAAGCATCATATTTAAACCCTTGTGAAGAACTAATTAATGTTATTCCTAAAACGTAACGTGGAGGAAATTCAGGCCCAACAGTCAATACCCCCCAACACTAAATAGGGCTGTACATTTTTCACCAAAGCATAGCTACTCCATTACCAACTCATGATTTTTTAAGActtgaaatgtatttatttattcaatcgTTTTTGTTAACCTGAAATCCCTTCATTGTCATTTCAAGTACAATATTAAAGCCGAAGGTATGCAATAATTCCTGGAGCGAAtcactcaaaaataaaaaataaagagagaagtTGCTCCTTTCTGACACAGTTTAGTGATGAACAGAAAAAGATACCCACATATATTATGTCCAAATGAAGGCCTCTGCAATTGAGAAAACTTAAAATCATGTGGGATCATAGATTAACAAATGCGTAGCATTGATGCCAATAATCAAAAGCAGAATATGATGCCACATCTTTGTCTGTTTCCCACTTCTCACAACCCACAGATATAATAACTATATCCTCCAACAGGTGTTCTACAAATCCTAGCATAAAAGTTGGTGACAAGAAGCATGTGCAATACTAATAACTATGGCAGAAATAGATATTGAACTGATAACAAGAATCCCAATTTTATAATACACATGTCTAACTACAAAAATGATCTTGGACCAGGTAGGGGGCACGATGAGAATAGTCTTTGGGGGAAAAGATCAGGGCTCTAGTAGTGACAGCAAAACAATCAAATAACTGAGCTAATACCTCAACTCAATAGGAGTAGCAATGAAGTTAGCCAACATCATCGTAGGAGCATGACAATAGGATCCCAACAATGCAATAGCGATACCACATAGGAATACTGTGACACCTGTTGGAAGAATAGATTGCACATAAGTTGTATTTGCTTAACAAAATTCAATAGGATTCAATCAAGCCAGAAGTCAACTCACCCAAATGTTTCTAGCtagcaacaaaaaattaaactgCAGATTATCATTTTTCTGTTTGAAAAAGACCACAGAGTGACAGACTCTGTTTACAtcaatttatatgtatttgGTAATTATTACCTACCACGTTTCTCATCGCACACATAGATCTGTCCAAAAATTTCAGCAACATTATGGCCGCCAAACTAATTCCACATATGGTTGTCGTTGCGCTGCAACATAACCATATCTATGGCTACGTGAAGTGCAATCAAATCTTCTATAGTACATGATTCAGTTTGATAATGCAGTGATGAAGTCACTTCAAAACGAACCACCTATGAGCTAAAACTTGACACTTAGATAGACTGCCGGAGGGAGCTTGCTTATAGAAAGCCTACTTCTTAATCAATTTATTCCTACTCGGACCCGCCGTACTTCCTTTGACTACTCCTGAGATATAGTGGAAAGATTTTTTTATGGTGGAGAGTGGGGAGTGAAAAGACCAATGCAGCAGAGAAGGACTGCATGAATCGGAATCCGCTTATTAAGATTAAGACAGACGACTGAGAAAGAAAGGCTTTCAGTCTTAGTACTATGGTGGCCGACCAGAATAAAATCCATAACTTAGTTTGATAATGCAGAGATGGATCTTCTTCATCCCATTGAGAATTTAAGGTGATTGAAAAACGCAGCACATGCAGGGTGTGCTACATGATCATTGAACAAAGGACAAGGTTTGAGAGCTAAATCAGAATTGATTTCCAGAAGGGTGGTTCAGCAAACTTTTATGAGTATCAAAAGTGGAGGGCACATTGCAGATTTTCTGAAGAGGAAGAAGGTGGAAGAGATGTATCAGTAAAAATGAGATTCAAAGCTTCACAATTTACTGAAGATCTGTCTCAGATTGAAGCAAGCAAAACGAGGTGACGATCAACTGCAAGGATTTTAAAATTAGAGACAAACTTGGGGCAGGAAGAAAACAACTATACACACACCCTGCTGTAAGTCAGAGTTGTTCACAAGTAGCAACAGCACTAAAAAGAATTAAGGATAGTCAAGTGGAAGATATTGAGCAGCTGTTTATTTCTTAATACATAGTTTGTGTCAGCTTCTTAGGGGGAAAAAACCCAGATACTTCATCAACTAAGAATATTTCCATCATATAACCATAAAAAAAGTAGTAAAAACATGAATTTACAGTTGCGATTCTAGATGATGATATTCAACTAACCAAACTGATACCAAAGGAATAAGTACAAAAGCTGGCTTTGCTCCAGACTGCATATTAGTTCCACAGCAtgtcccaaaaaaaaaaccacTTTAACTTTTAAGGAAGATAATTCAAACATCAAGCCTATGCTTATGGGAACACTTAAAATGACATTGAATGGCAACCAATCAATTGCTGACCAATTCATAGGACCATCAATTCCAAATCCACATAGAAATTCAATAAGTGTAATATGAACAGGCACGTCGGTTTTTCTCCCAATCAATAGATTCACTTCTACAATCCCAAAAGTCTGTAAAACATGTTGAAACCAGTAACGATGAAGTCTCCCAGAAGTGTTTGGAAGATTATCTATGAGGAGGCTATCAAATTACCATCTTATAATATAGTATTTCATTAGCATTTTGATTTGCAAGGTTCAAGCCATTTCGACTCCATTAAAAGTAACTTTACTGATTTGacttattaataatttttctaccATTGTCATCTCCCTGCAATTCAAGATTCCCACTTTTCTCAATAGTCAATACATtgattaaataactaaattagaGTCAAGAAAACcttctattttttcataaaactaTATCCTAGGAATATCTGAATTTGGCTGCATAGTTAGAGATTACACCACAAACTTATGAAAGTAAATACAGATGAATTTACATAAACAGAGATTATAAGAACTAATTCCAGCTTAACAGAACATACCACAAATTGGAAATACCCCAAAGGTGATACCGAGAGCC
Proteins encoded in this region:
- the LOC101252894 gene encoding uncharacterized protein — its product is MVNQIVSKIGSWTRNKIVDPLYHILQRGAEPKLLAFSAALGITFGVFPICGVTVFLCGIAIALLGSYCHAPTMMLANFIATPIELSLMIPFLRLGESITGGPHFPLTADALKKVFSGEASKEVLFSIFRAMLGWLVAVPFITAGLYLVFLPCFVILVRKFSTRPPSPKTLLQPLTEELGESSTSSSVLV